The Streptomyces sp. M92 nucleotide sequence GCCCCCGGCTTCGGCTACCCGTGGGCCTGGGCGGTCACGCGGTGGCTGGACGGTGAGGCGGCCACGGTCCGGACTCTGGGCGACTCCTGCGAGGCCGCCGTCGGACTGGCCGGATTCCTGAGCGCACTTCAACGGTTCGCGCCCGGCGAGACCGCGTCACTGGGCACCCGTGCGGACCTAGCCGGCTCGCCGCTGGCCGCCCGGGACCGCGCGACGCGCGCCGCCATCGCTGAGCTCGACGGCGTGTTCGACGCCGCCGCCATGACCGGGCTGTGGGACGCGGCGCTGAACGCCCCGGACTGGGACCGTCCTCCGGTCTGGTTCCACGGCGACTTCCACACGGGCAACCTGCTGACCGCCGGCGGCCGCCTCAGCGCGGTCATCGACTTCGGCGGACTCGGCATCGGCGACCCCGCCCGCGACCTGACCATCGCCTTCACCCTGATGTCGGCCGCGCCGCGAGCGGCCTTCCGCGCCGCGCTCGGTGTGGACGACGCCACCTGGACCCGGGGGCGCG carries:
- a CDS encoding aminoglycoside phosphotransferase family protein; the protein is MPTGSTPDRPSITTELVRHLVDSQFPQWAELPLERFEPAGSDHVIHRLGEDLAVRLPCHAGALGQASKDSEWLPRLAPHLPLAIPVPVAVGAPGFGYPWAWAVTRWLDGEAATVRTLGDSCEAAVGLAGFLSALQRFAPGETASLGTRADLAGSPLAARDRATRAAIAELDGVFDAAAMTGLWDAALNAPDWDRPPVWFHGDFHTGNLLTAGGRLSAVIDFGGLGIGDPARDLTIAFTLMSAAPRAAFRAALGVDDATWTRGRGWALATGLNAFTNYAAVSPRVAAQTTRQITQALMG